One segment of Xiphias gladius isolate SHS-SW01 ecotype Sanya breed wild chromosome 1, ASM1685928v1, whole genome shotgun sequence DNA contains the following:
- the LOC120795782 gene encoding AKT-interacting protein, with product MNLNPFWSMSGNTSRKQRPDNEEQVGHGEQRASPARLSFGKKQLPPIPKNAVPITKPASSGTPAQSANGTHASYGPFYLEYSLLAEFTLVIKQKLPGIYVQPSYKSALMWFGVIFIRHGLYQDGVFKFTVYIPDNYPDGECPKLVFDIPVFHPLVDPVSGELDVRRAFTKWRRNHNHIWQVLMYARTIFYKINTTEPLNPEAAVLYEKDVQLFKSKVVDSVKLCNSHLFDQPKIDDPYAISFSPWNPGVHEEAKERMFTYKRRPEDHHKGMQVSGLSWVKPGSTQPFSKDDSPPQS from the exons ATGAACTTAAACCCCTTCTGGAGCATGTCTGGCAATACAAGTCGTAAG CAGAGACCTGACAACGAGGAACAGGTTGGGCACGGGGAGCAGAGAGCCAGCCCAGCCCGACTGTCATTTGGTAAAAAGCAGCTTCCGCCCATTCCGAAGAATGCAGTCCCCATTACCAAGCCTGCATCATCGGGCACTCCAGCCCAGTCAGCCAATGGCACACATGCCTCCTATGGCCCTTTTTACCTGGAGTACTCTTTGCTGGCAGAATT CACACTGGTGATTAAGCAGAAGCTCCCTGGAATTTATGTCCAACCATCCTACAAGTCGGCACTAA TGTGGTTTGGGGTCATATTCATCAGACATGGCTTGTACCAGGATGGAGTCTTCAAATTCACTGTGTATATACCAGATAACTATCCGGATGGAGAGTGTCCT AAATTAGTATTTGACATCCCAGTCTTCCATCCTCTTGTTGACCCTGTGTCTGGAGAGCTTGATGTGAGAAGAGCTTTCACCAAATGGAG ACGAAATCACAACCACATCTGGCAAGTCCTGATGTATGCACGTACAATTTTCTACAAGATCAATACCACGGAACCACTCAACCCAGAGGCTGCTGTGCT ataTGAAAAGGATGTGCAGTTGTTCAAAAGCAAAGTAGTGGATAGTGTGAAACTATGCAACAGTCATCTTTTTGACCAGCCGAAGATAGATGATCCCTACGCAATAAG CTTTTCTCCATGGAACCCAGGTGTTCATGAGGAAGCAAAAGAGCGGATGTTCACATACAAA AGACGGCCTGAGGATCACCACAAGGGAATGCAGGTGTCAGGGCTGTCTTGGGTGAAGCCTGGATCAACGCAGCCTTTCAGTAAAGATGACAGTCCTCCCCAGAGCTGA